The following coding sequences lie in one Gemmatimonadota bacterium genomic window:
- a CDS encoding amidohydrolase produces MGAFAKTPQEEMAELVRLRRDFHAHPEPAFREERTARIVAERLRELGYRVTEGVGQTGVVADGGESGPMLLLRADMDALPVTEDSEADYRSRNDGFMHACGHDGHTAIALVAAERLRRDPPPGRVRFAFQPAEEIGEGADAMIADGVLEGVDAAIGLHLWNDTPVGVVGVTDGPVMAAVDDFEIVVEGEGGHAAMPHQAKDPVVAAAELVLGLQSIVSRGVDPFETAVLSVTRIRGGEATNIIPERVELSGTIRTFSEDVRSFVHQEIASRTKGVGRARIRPFTNALVNDPRMGDVVRVAAREVVGAENVIHGVRTTGGEDFASFASRVPAFFYFVGSGPDGGGAPHHNPRFDIDERSLGIGLEILTRAAHGWFAGHSA; encoded by the coding sequence ATGGGGGCATTCGCAAAGACGCCGCAGGAGGAGATGGCGGAACTCGTTCGCCTTCGCCGGGACTTTCACGCCCATCCGGAACCCGCGTTCCGTGAGGAACGGACGGCGCGCATCGTTGCGGAACGGCTGCGCGAACTCGGGTACCGGGTGACCGAGGGGGTCGGGCAGACGGGCGTTGTCGCGGATGGAGGGGAGAGCGGACCGATGCTGCTCCTGCGCGCGGACATGGACGCGCTCCCCGTGACGGAAGACAGCGAAGCCGACTACCGCAGCCGAAACGACGGCTTCATGCACGCGTGTGGCCACGACGGGCATACCGCGATCGCCCTGGTTGCGGCGGAGCGTCTGCGGCGCGATCCGCCCCCGGGAAGGGTGCGCTTTGCGTTTCAGCCCGCCGAGGAAATCGGCGAAGGCGCGGACGCGATGATCGCCGACGGTGTGCTGGAAGGGGTGGACGCGGCGATCGGGCTTCACTTGTGGAACGACACTCCGGTGGGCGTGGTCGGTGTGACCGACGGACCGGTGATGGCGGCCGTGGACGACTTCGAGATCGTCGTGGAAGGAGAGGGCGGACACGCGGCCATGCCCCACCAGGCGAAGGATCCCGTGGTGGCGGCTGCGGAACTCGTGCTGGGCCTCCAGTCGATCGTGAGCCGGGGCGTGGATCCGTTCGAGACTGCCGTCCTCAGCGTGACCCGGATTCGCGGCGGGGAGGCGACGAACATCATCCCCGAACGCGTGGAGCTTTCCGGGACAATCCGGACCTTCTCGGAAGATGTGCGGAGCTTCGTCCATCAGGAGATTGCCTCCCGCACGAAAGGAGTGGGGCGCGCAAGGATCCGCCCCTTCACGAATGCGCTGGTGAATGACCCTCGCATGGGCGATGTCGTGCGCGTCGCGGCCCGTGAAGTCGTCGGGGCGGAGAATGTCATCCACGGCGTGCGCACTACCGGCGGCGAGGACTTCGCCTCCTTCGCATCCAGGGTCCCGGCGTTCTTCTACTTCGTGGGTTCCGGCCCGGATGGTGGCGGGGCCCCGCACCACAACCCGCGATTCGACATTGACGAACGCTCGCTGGGAATCGGCCTGGAGATTCTCACCCGGGCCGCGCACGGGTGGTTTGCGGGTCACTCGGCATGA
- a CDS encoding NUDIX domain-containing protein has product MTPRYCGRCGGALRGRPGECEGCGHVHFIDPKLAACVIFRWEGGVFLMRRAISPGFGKWTIPGGYVDRGETVEAAAIREAREEAGVEVCLDDLLGVYSFPGQTAVIIVYRATVVSGRPHALSESLEAQAFPSDSIPWDELAFPSTEEALRHYLAAEGRGPVGISRNL; this is encoded by the coding sequence ATGACGCCCCGATACTGCGGCCGTTGCGGCGGCGCCCTGCGCGGGCGTCCGGGAGAGTGCGAAGGCTGCGGGCATGTCCACTTCATCGACCCGAAGCTGGCCGCCTGCGTTATCTTCCGCTGGGAAGGCGGCGTCTTTCTGATGCGCCGCGCCATTTCTCCGGGGTTCGGGAAATGGACGATTCCAGGAGGGTATGTCGATCGCGGGGAGACGGTGGAGGCTGCCGCCATCCGCGAAGCCCGCGAAGAGGCGGGCGTGGAGGTTTGTCTGGACGATCTTCTGGGCGTCTACAGCTTCCCCGGGCAGACGGCCGTGATCATCGTGTACCGGGCGACGGTCGTGAGCGGCAGGCCTCATGCGCTCTCGGAGAGTCTGGAGGCGCAGGCGTTTCCTTCCGACTCGATCCCGTGGGATGAACTGGCGTTCCCCAGCACGGAAGAGGCTCTGCGACATTACCTGGCCGCGGAGGGTCGCGGTCCCGTGGGGATCTCCCGGAATCTCTGA